CGTCACCTGCAGACCAGCCGCCTTTCCGCGGGTGTGCTGACTGGTGTCGCAGGTCAACAGCCGCACAGGGCGCCCTGCGAGGGACTGGATCGCCACCGCCCGGTCAATGATCTCGTCATCGGCGAGGGGCAGCCGCACGTGCCCGGGCGGGTCCAGGACGATCTCCAGGCTGATCTGGCCGCGGACTTCGTCCTGGGTGAGGCGAGGCCGGCGCAGAATCCCGGACAGGGACCCGTTCAGCGTGCCGTCCAGAAGTCCCAGTGTGTGGCCCGCTCGCCATCGCGGCCGGTGCTTGCCCGCCTCCTTCAGGCCGTCCAGCTCGTCGACCACGGCGATCGGGAACAGCAACCGGATGTGCTCGCCGGACGGCAGACCCAGCACCTGGTGCAGGTCGACGTCTTCCAGCTTGTCGGGGTTCTGGATGTAGAAGCTGGAGTCGGCGACCACGAACCACTCCGGTCCGTCCCAGCGGGTCATCAGCGACCGCAGCAGGTCTATCGCCGCTTCGAGGGTCTCGACGCGCTCCGCCAGTTCCTGGTCCACCAGCAGGTTCACAAGACGCTGCTGCTCCGTGCCCGCGAGGTGCCCGACGCCGTCCAGGAGCGTGTCGTGACGCTTCGTCAGGACCAGGGCGGTGAGGTCTTCGGCGCTGACCTGGTTCCGCAGCTGCTGGGCTGAGCGCAGGGCCCACTCCAGATAGCTGAGCAGCCGGTGGTAGGCGCTGGAATGACCGGCGCCGCGTTCGTTGGATGCTGCTGTGTGTACGGTCCGCAGCGCATCGAGGAGGTTCTGCCGGTCCGTTCCCGGGCGGGGCGTGATGAGCATGCGTGGATCCTGCCAGGGGCGGGCCACACAGGACCGCTGGTTTGCAGCAGCGGGTGGCTGGCGCCCGCTCCGCCCGCCCCTCGTTGCGGTGTCACGGGCCTGTCACGCTGTGAGGCGGAGCTCGCGCGCTGTCCTTCCGTACGCCTGGTCCGGCCCACCGGCGCGGAGGAGGATGGAGGCATGGGCGATCACGACCAGGACGACGTCGCCGAACCGGCGCAGCCGCCGCTGACGACCACGCAGGCCCGGGAGGTGACGACCAGGCTGCGCGAGGCGATGGACGACGTCCGGCGCTCCATGGCGGTGCTCGCCGCCCGGGTCCGCGACGCGCACGCCGCCCGTGTCTGGCTTCCGCTCGGCTACGGCACGTGGGAGGCGTACTGCGACGCGGAGTTCGGCATCAGCCGCGCGCAGGCGTACCGGCTTCTGGACGTCGCCCGCACCCTGGCCGCGATCCACCGCGCCGTCGACGCCGGCACCGAGACGTCTCGCACGCGAGACACCGGCCCAGCCTCCGCAGCCGTGCTCGACTACGGCCTGTCCCAGCGCGCCCTGATCGCCGTCTCCAGCCGTACGGACGACGTCACGGAGCTGATCACCCGCCGCCTCGCCACGCTCGCCCACAGCGGCCTGCAAGCCCTCGACGCGGCTACGGTGCGCGCGGTGGTCCGCCAGGCCGTACGCGACGTCCGCACCGCCCCACCTCCACCAACCGCCGGTCCGACGGAGGATCCCGCGCTCGCCGAACTCCGCCGCGTCGTCGACGAACTCGCCGCCAGCACCTACGCGATCGGGGAGCTGATGCTCGAAGTCGCGCCGGCCTACCTGTCCGACGGCGACGCGGCCGACGTCCTGGCGCTGCTGTGCGCGGAGATCGGCTTGCCCCTCGAGCATGGCTT
This sequence is a window from Streptomyces roseochromogenus subsp. oscitans DS 12.976. Protein-coding genes within it:
- a CDS encoding PIN domain-containing protein translates to MLITPRPGTDRQNLLDALRTVHTAASNERGAGHSSAYHRLLSYLEWALRSAQQLRNQVSAEDLTALVLTKRHDTLLDGVGHLAGTEQQRLVNLLVDQELAERVETLEAAIDLLRSLMTRWDGPEWFVVADSSFYIQNPDKLEDVDLHQVLGLPSGEHIRLLFPIAVVDELDGLKEAGKHRPRWRAGHTLGLLDGTLNGSLSGILRRPRLTQDEVRGQISLEIVLDPPGHVRLPLADDEIIDRAVAIQSLAGRPVRLLTCDTSQHTRGKAAGLQVTKVPAKDPGPEPDWEAQDRTGNGTRAKRRERQSADAVALQADGSAD